In the Streptomyces sp. BHT-5-2 genome, one interval contains:
- a CDS encoding DUF1876 domain-containing protein — protein sequence MRTNTKVWNTEISIVESGSEVRAEARLRGKEGGQIVGEGSARCNPADQNVPAIGDELSVARALADLSHQLLSRAAHDIEVHTARPVERLHA from the coding sequence ATGCGTACCAACACGAAGGTGTGGAACACCGAGATCAGCATTGTCGAGTCCGGCAGCGAGGTGCGGGCCGAGGCCCGGCTGCGGGGCAAGGAGGGCGGGCAGATCGTCGGTGAGGGATCCGCCCGGTGCAATCCGGCGGACCAGAACGTCCCCGCGATCGGGGACGAGTTGTCGGTGGCGCGGGCGCTGGCGGACCTCAGTCACCAGCTGCTCAGCCGCGCCGCACACGACATCGAGGTGCACACCGCCCGCCCCGTCGAGCGGCTGCACGCCTGA
- a CDS encoding precorrin-2 C(20)-methyltransferase, translating into MSVSEQQASSGAADQPAAPSPERSTGRLYGVGLGPGDPSLMTVRAVEIIAGADVVAYHSARHGRSIARSIAAGHIRPDHIEEALVYPVTTESTDHPGGYRGALDEFYEAAAARLAAHLDAGRTVAVISEGDPFFYGSYQHMHKRLAHRYPTEVVPGVTSISAAAARLGTPLTEADEVLTVLPGTLPEEELTARLSAADSAVVMKLGRTFPSVRRALERSGRMAEARYVERATMTGERTGALADVDDDTVPYFSVAVVPSRIASASGQPEPAAADRGEVVVVGTGPAGPRWLTPESRGALAAADDLVGYTTYLDRVPVRPGQRRHPSDNKVESERAEFALELARRGRRVAVVSGGDPGIFAMATAVLEVASEEPYRAVPVRVLPGVTAANAAAARAGAPLGHDYAVISLSDRLKPWEVIAERLRAAAAADLALALYNPGSRSRTWQVGKARDVLLEHRAPDTPVMLARDIGGPEESLRTVPLVDLDPAQVDMRTILLVGSSLTRRVRRDDGTETVWTPRRYPER; encoded by the coding sequence GTGAGCGTGAGCGAGCAGCAGGCCAGCAGCGGCGCGGCGGACCAGCCGGCCGCGCCCTCCCCGGAGCGTTCCACCGGCCGCCTCTACGGCGTCGGCCTCGGCCCCGGCGACCCGTCCCTGATGACCGTGCGGGCGGTGGAGATCATCGCCGGGGCCGATGTGGTGGCGTACCACAGCGCCCGGCACGGACGTTCCATCGCGCGGTCCATCGCCGCCGGGCACATCCGCCCGGACCACATCGAGGAAGCCCTCGTCTACCCGGTCACCACCGAGTCGACCGACCACCCCGGCGGCTACCGCGGGGCGCTCGACGAGTTCTACGAGGCGGCGGCGGCACGGCTCGCGGCCCATCTCGACGCCGGCCGGACCGTCGCGGTGATCTCCGAGGGCGATCCGTTCTTCTACGGCTCCTACCAGCACATGCACAAGCGGCTGGCACACCGCTACCCGACCGAGGTCGTGCCCGGTGTCACCTCCATCAGCGCCGCCGCGGCCCGCCTGGGCACCCCGCTCACCGAGGCCGACGAGGTGCTGACCGTCCTGCCCGGCACCCTGCCCGAGGAGGAGCTGACGGCCCGTCTGAGCGCCGCCGACTCCGCGGTCGTGATGAAGCTGGGGCGCACCTTCCCCAGCGTTCGCCGGGCCCTGGAGCGCTCCGGCCGGATGGCGGAGGCCCGCTACGTCGAGCGCGCCACCATGACCGGGGAGCGCACCGGCGCGCTGGCCGACGTCGACGACGACACCGTCCCGTACTTCTCCGTCGCGGTCGTGCCGAGCCGCATCGCCTCCGCCTCCGGGCAGCCGGAGCCGGCCGCCGCGGACCGCGGTGAGGTGGTCGTGGTCGGCACCGGGCCGGCCGGTCCGCGCTGGCTCACTCCGGAGTCCCGCGGCGCGCTGGCCGCCGCCGACGACCTCGTCGGCTACACCACGTATCTGGACCGGGTCCCGGTGCGCCCGGGCCAGCGCCGGCACCCCTCGGACAACAAGGTCGAGTCCGAACGCGCCGAGTTCGCCCTGGAGTTGGCCCGTCGCGGCCGCCGGGTCGCCGTGGTCTCCGGCGGTGACCCCGGCATCTTCGCGATGGCCACCGCGGTCCTCGAAGTGGCGTCGGAGGAGCCCTACCGGGCCGTTCCGGTACGGGTCCTGCCGGGCGTCACGGCCGCCAACGCCGCCGCCGCCCGGGCCGGCGCCCCGCTGGGCCACGACTATGCGGTGATCTCGCTCTCGGACCGGCTCAAGCCCTGGGAGGTGATCGCCGAGCGGCTGCGCGCGGCGGCCGCCGCCGACCTCGCGCTGGCGCTCTACAACCCCGGTTCCCGCAGCCGCACCTGGCAGGTCGGCAAGGCCCGGGACGTCCTCCTGGAGCACCGTGCGCCGGACACCCCGGTCATGCTCGCCCGCGACATCGGCGGCCCCGAGGAGTCGCTGCGCACCGTCCCGCTCGTCGACCTCGATCCCGCCCAGGTCGACATGCGCACGATCCTGCTCGTCGGCTCGTCCCTGACCCGGCGGGTGCGGCGCGACGACGGCACGGAGACGGTCTGGACGCCGCGGAGGTACCCGGAACGCTGA
- a CDS encoding LCP family protein: MTRRGRIVAWTGGVVGVLLLGTAGTGVWVYQHLNGNIHSADLGNTLGGDRPVNLSPGSKNIMVVGSDSRAGTGGKYGGGLTTMQSDTLMVVHISADHKWATALSFPRDSWVPIPACDKGNGAQSAPHHFKINEAFSIGGLSGNVGNAAACSIRTIEKNTGLRIDHFVSVDFQGFKGMVNALGGIEVCPKHAIHDKKAHLDMDAGCQNVTDEKALGYVRTRYSVGDGSDLGRIGRQQEFMKALAAKAQSKLTSPTALYGFLDSATKSLTTDQDLAGLKQLYDLASTVKDIPSDRLTFLTVPTYPREADVPTDKANVMWQYPEASELFSDLAHDREIGAAGKQKFAEAQKNPVTAHSVRVRVLNGAGTPGLAAEGAQKLRRLGFTVLSTANGSSTGKTTITYPPGLKTQAEVLAARLPGTKAEESAQAAPGAVTLTLGPDFSAKDS, translated from the coding sequence ATGACCCGGCGCGGCCGGATCGTGGCGTGGACGGGCGGGGTGGTCGGCGTGCTCCTGCTGGGCACGGCCGGGACCGGAGTGTGGGTGTACCAGCACCTGAACGGCAACATCCACAGCGCCGACCTGGGCAACACGCTGGGCGGCGACCGGCCGGTCAACCTCAGCCCCGGCTCCAAGAACATCATGGTCGTCGGCTCCGACAGCCGGGCGGGCACCGGCGGGAAGTACGGCGGCGGCCTGACCACCATGCAGTCGGACACGCTGATGGTGGTGCACATCTCCGCCGACCACAAGTGGGCCACCGCGCTGTCCTTCCCACGCGACTCCTGGGTGCCGATCCCGGCGTGCGACAAGGGCAACGGCGCGCAGTCCGCGCCGCACCACTTCAAGATCAACGAGGCGTTCAGCATCGGCGGGCTCAGCGGCAACGTCGGCAACGCGGCGGCGTGCAGCATCAGGACCATCGAGAAGAACACCGGGCTGCGCATCGACCACTTCGTCTCGGTCGACTTCCAGGGCTTCAAGGGCATGGTCAACGCGCTGGGCGGCATCGAGGTCTGCCCCAAGCACGCCATCCACGACAAGAAGGCCCACCTCGACATGGACGCCGGCTGCCAGAACGTCACCGACGAGAAGGCGCTCGGTTACGTCCGCACCCGCTACAGCGTCGGCGACGGCTCCGATCTCGGCCGGATCGGCCGCCAGCAGGAGTTCATGAAGGCGCTCGCGGCCAAGGCCCAGTCCAAGCTGACCAGCCCGACCGCCCTCTACGGCTTCCTGGACTCGGCCACCAAGTCCCTGACCACCGACCAGGACCTGGCCGGGCTCAAGCAGCTCTACGACCTCGCGTCGACGGTCAAGGACATCCCCTCGGACCGCCTCACCTTCCTCACCGTCCCCACCTATCCGCGCGAGGCCGACGTCCCCACCGACAAGGCCAACGTGATGTGGCAGTACCCGGAGGCGAGCGAGCTGTTCAGCGACCTCGCCCACGACCGGGAGATCGGCGCCGCGGGGAAGCAGAAGTTCGCGGAGGCGCAGAAGAACCCGGTGACCGCGCACTCGGTGCGGGTACGGGTGCTCAACGGCGCCGGCACGCCCGGACTCGCCGCGGAAGGCGCCCAGAAGCTGCGCAGGCTGGGCTTCACGGTCCTCTCCACCGCCAACGGCTCGTCCACGGGCAAGACCACCATCACCTACCCGCCCGGTCTGAAGACCCAGGCCGAGGTGCTCGCCGCTCGGCTGCCCGGCACCAAGGCGGAGGAGTCGGCGCAGGCGGCACCGGGCGCGGTGACGCTCACGCTCGGGCCGGACTTCTCGGCGAAGGACAGCTGA
- a CDS encoding DUF4097 family beta strand repeat-containing protein, giving the protein MHRHVRFTGAVALVGAGVLALGACGLVVGETFSDDATVSQKITSVRVDTADGGVTVHGGKGGGTVGVHRKVTYRGDRPQGPTHRVEGGTLVLGGCGDGCSVTYTVDVPGTIPVTGETSNGALSLSKVAWVRLTTSNGAIDLDGVSGPVDVHSTDGAITGRGLSGDGIKAETSNGEIELTATRAQDVRAKTSNGAVTVTVPDARYQVSARTDNGGKQIGVRNDPAGRYRLDLSTSNGAIHVAKSGG; this is encoded by the coding sequence ATGCACAGGCACGTCCGCTTCACCGGAGCGGTGGCACTGGTCGGTGCCGGGGTACTGGCCCTCGGCGCGTGCGGGCTGGTGGTCGGCGAGACCTTCTCCGACGACGCCACGGTGTCGCAGAAGATCACGTCGGTGCGGGTGGACACGGCCGACGGCGGCGTGACGGTGCACGGCGGCAAGGGCGGCGGCACGGTCGGCGTGCACCGCAAGGTGACCTACCGGGGCGACCGGCCGCAGGGGCCGACGCACCGCGTCGAGGGCGGGACCCTCGTGCTCGGCGGCTGCGGCGACGGCTGCTCGGTGACGTACACGGTGGACGTGCCCGGCACGATCCCGGTGACCGGCGAGACCTCCAACGGCGCGCTGAGCCTGTCCAAGGTGGCCTGGGTGCGGCTGACCACCAGCAACGGCGCCATCGACCTGGACGGGGTGTCCGGCCCGGTGGACGTGCACAGCACCGACGGCGCGATCACCGGCCGGGGGCTTTCGGGCGACGGCATCAAGGCCGAGACCTCCAACGGCGAGATCGAGCTGACCGCGACCAGAGCGCAGGACGTCCGCGCGAAGACGTCCAACGGCGCGGTCACGGTCACCGTGCCGGACGCCCGCTACCAGGTGTCCGCCCGGACCGACAACGGCGGGAAGCAGATCGGGGTCCGCAACGACCCGGCGGGCCGCTACCGGCTCGATCTGTCCACCAGCAACGGGGCGATCCACGTGGCGAAGTCCGGCGGCTGA
- a CDS encoding MFS transporter has translation MTTIDSTAPTPAGSRPRPTARRGSGPATPPAPAGRSPLKGRLAVLAVTLGIFTIVTSEILPIGLLTRIGGDFGVSDGTAGLMMTLPGLLAACAAPTVIPATARIDRRLMLCAFVALLALANLLAAAAPAYWLVLLSRVLVGVVIGGFWSIGAGLAARLVPAESAGRATAVVFSAVPLGSVVGVPAGTFLGDLAGWRVACAAVGALAVAVLVLTALVLPPLPAVRATGPAALREVLRGVHTRFALLMTFLIVLAHFGAYTYVTPFLERTAHVASAGTVTVFLLVYGVAGVVGNFAGGAVVGRRPRTVFGAAAGLLALATLLLPVLGRGPAGALALLVVWGVAYGAVPVTSQTWFAKAAPGAPEATSVLFTASFQATFSLGALAGGLVVDRTSPAAVMTLGGATAALVVLAAWLHFAKRLEWPRG, from the coding sequence ATGACGACCATCGACAGCACCGCGCCCACCCCCGCCGGATCCCGGCCGCGCCCGACGGCCCGCCGGGGCTCCGGGCCCGCGACACCCCCGGCCCCGGCGGGCCGTTCGCCCCTCAAGGGCCGGCTCGCCGTGCTCGCCGTGACCCTGGGCATCTTCACCATCGTCACCAGCGAGATCCTGCCGATCGGCCTGCTGACGCGGATCGGGGGCGACTTCGGGGTCTCCGACGGCACCGCGGGGCTGATGATGACGCTCCCCGGCCTCCTCGCCGCGTGCGCCGCACCGACGGTGATCCCGGCCACCGCGCGGATCGACCGGCGGCTGATGCTCTGCGCGTTCGTCGCCCTGCTGGCGCTGGCGAACCTCCTGGCCGCGGCCGCGCCGGCCTACTGGCTGGTGCTGCTGTCGCGGGTCCTGGTCGGCGTGGTGATCGGGGGCTTCTGGTCGATCGGGGCCGGGCTCGCCGCGCGGCTGGTGCCGGCGGAGTCGGCCGGCCGGGCCACCGCGGTGGTCTTCTCCGCGGTGCCGCTGGGCTCGGTCGTCGGGGTGCCCGCCGGGACCTTCCTCGGTGATCTGGCCGGCTGGCGCGTCGCCTGTGCCGCGGTCGGCGCGCTGGCGGTGGCGGTGCTGGTGCTGACCGCGCTGGTGCTGCCGCCGCTGCCGGCGGTCCGCGCCACCGGCCCGGCGGCGCTGCGCGAGGTACTGCGCGGGGTGCACACGCGGTTCGCGCTGCTGATGACGTTCCTGATCGTGCTGGCGCACTTCGGCGCGTACACCTATGTGACGCCGTTCCTGGAGCGGACCGCCCATGTCGCGTCGGCGGGGACGGTGACGGTGTTCCTGCTGGTCTACGGCGTCGCGGGGGTGGTGGGGAACTTCGCCGGCGGTGCCGTGGTGGGGCGGCGTCCGCGCACGGTCTTCGGGGCCGCGGCCGGGCTGCTGGCGCTCGCCACGCTGCTGCTGCCGGTCCTGGGCCGCGGGCCGGCCGGCGCACTGGCGCTGCTGGTGGTCTGGGGCGTCGCGTACGGGGCGGTGCCGGTGACCTCGCAGACCTGGTTCGCCAAGGCGGCGCCCGGTGCGCCCGAGGCGACGTCGGTGCTCTTCACCGCGTCGTTCCAGGCGACGTTCTCGCTCGGCGCGCTGGCCGGCGGACTGGTGGTGGACCGGACCTCCCCCGCGGCGGTGATGACGCTGGGCGGGGCGACCGCGGCCCTGGTGGTCCTGGCCGCGTGGCTGCACTTCGCCAAACGCCTTGAGTGGCCGCGGGGTTGA
- the cobG gene encoding precorrin-3B synthase yields the protein MLAAMPPTPAPRPDRPGPPVRDRGDACPGALRLHSAADGQLARVRLPAGDLTVRQARALADVADRLGDGHLSLTSRGNVELRGLPDGCGQALAGLLADAGLLPSVRHERIRNVLASPLAGLDRHTPSDVRLWARSLDALLCASESATALSGRFLFVLDDGRGDVAGLSGDVTLLAESGRRAPADTAYAPGAASGYGALLRVGDERAVLRIAADDVPRAALTAAEVFLAAAAEGGNGAWRVRELPAGRPLTAREVERALRAAGIAAEQADSAGPAPDVPYADATAPGAVEGSDGRCAVVALAPLGRLSVTQWRLLASIAADDGRGALRLTPWRGIVVPGLPTALAARRLTDLAAAGLVTDPDSPWRRVTACTGLPGCAKSRRDVRSDAAASLAVGRPVPADASQVPAGLPVHWSGCERRCGHPHGAWVDVLATPEGYRATVVGPNSLLRAPVSRETPRPGTVSRETPPGAPPFCPSPSPSTPQPTTPRPQ from the coding sequence ATGCTCGCCGCCATGCCGCCCACCCCCGCACCCCGCCCCGACCGGCCCGGACCGCCGGTTCGGGACCGCGGTGACGCCTGCCCGGGAGCACTGCGACTGCACTCCGCAGCCGACGGGCAGCTGGCCCGAGTGCGGCTTCCCGCCGGCGACTTGACGGTGCGCCAGGCGCGCGCGCTGGCGGACGTCGCGGACCGGCTCGGCGACGGCCACCTCTCGCTCACCTCCCGCGGCAACGTCGAACTGCGCGGTCTGCCCGACGGCTGCGGGCAGGCCCTCGCCGGTCTGCTCGCCGACGCCGGGCTGCTGCCGTCCGTCCGCCATGAGCGGATCCGCAATGTGCTGGCCTCGCCGCTGGCCGGACTGGACCGGCACACCCCCTCCGACGTGCGGTTGTGGGCCCGGAGCCTGGACGCGCTGCTGTGCGCGAGCGAGTCGGCGACGGCGCTCTCGGGCCGTTTCCTGTTCGTCCTCGACGACGGGCGGGGCGATGTGGCGGGCCTGAGCGGCGATGTGACCTTGCTCGCAGAATCCGGCCGGCGGGCCCCGGCGGACACCGCGTACGCGCCGGGCGCCGCGTCCGGGTACGGCGCGTTGCTGCGGGTCGGCGACGAGCGGGCGGTGCTGCGGATCGCGGCGGACGACGTCCCGCGGGCGGCGCTGACCGCCGCCGAGGTCTTCCTGGCCGCCGCCGCGGAGGGCGGCAACGGCGCCTGGCGGGTCCGCGAACTGCCCGCCGGACGCCCGCTGACCGCCCGGGAGGTGGAGCGCGCGCTGCGGGCCGCGGGGATCGCCGCGGAGCAAGCGGACTCCGCCGGCCCGGCACCGGACGTTCCGTACGCCGATGCCACCGCCCCGGGCGCGGTCGAGGGGTCCGACGGGCGATGCGCCGTCGTGGCCCTGGCGCCGCTCGGCCGGCTGTCCGTGACCCAGTGGCGGTTGCTGGCCTCGATCGCCGCCGACGACGGCCGCGGTGCGCTGCGCCTCACGCCCTGGCGCGGCATCGTCGTCCCCGGCCTGCCCACCGCCCTGGCCGCCCGCAGGCTGACCGATCTGGCCGCCGCCGGACTGGTCACCGACCCCGACTCCCCCTGGCGCCGGGTCACCGCCTGCACGGGCCTGCCCGGCTGTGCCAAGTCCCGCAGGGACGTGCGGAGCGATGCGGCGGCCTCGCTCGCCGTGGGCCGACCGGTCCCGGCAGACGCCTCCCAAGTGCCCGCCGGACTGCCCGTCCACTGGTCGGGCTGCGAACGGCGTTGCGGTCATCCGCACGGCGCCTGGGTCGATGTGCTGGCGACGCCCGAGGGCTATCGCGCCACCGTCGTGGGCCCCAACTCCCTGCTACGAGCGCCAGTTTCACGTGAAACACCCCGGCCGGGCACCGTTTCACGTGAAACACCGCCCGGCGCTCCGCCGTTCTGCCCCTCTCCTTCTCCTTCCACCCCTCAACCCACCACCCCGAGGCCCCAGTGA
- the cobN gene encoding cobaltochelatase subunit CobN, translating into MILLLSTSDTDLLSARAATGPVPYRLANPARLDAAELPGLLEGADLVVVRLLGGLRAWEDGLDVLLAADQHRPVVVLTGEQAPDAQLMEASTVPVGIAAEAHAYLAHGGPANLSQLARFLSDTVLLTGHGFEPPAAAPSWGPLERAETEAAGPTVAVLYYRAHHMSGNTRFVHDLCDQIERAGGRPLPRFVASLRSPEPELIEELRAADAIVTTVLAAGGTRPAEASAGGDDESWDAGALAALDVPILQALCLTGSRAAWEENDEGLSPLDAASQIAVPEFDGRLITVPFSFKEIDEDGLPVYVADAERAARVAGIAVRHARLRHIPAAEKRLALVLSAYPTKHSRIGNAVGLDTPASAVELLRRLRAEGYDFGDEPVPGLASGDGDELIYALIEAGGHDQEWLTEEQLARNPVRIPAADYRRWYATLPQELRESVEEHWGPPPGEMFVDRSRNPEGDIVLAALRRGNLLILIQPPRGFGENPIAIYHDPDLPPSHHYLAAYRWIAAPTADGGFGADAMVHLGKHGNLEWLPGKNAGLSAACGPDAALGDLPLVYPFLVNDPGEGTQAKRRVHATLVDHLVPPMARADSYGDIARLEQLLDEYAAISSMDPAKLPAIRAQIWTLIQAAKLDHDLGLEERPDDDGFDDFLLHVDGWLCEVKDAQIRDGLHVLGAAPAGEARVNLVLAILRARQIWGGTAALPGLREALGLDESAATRTAADDAEALARGLVQAMEDADWDPAAAARVAEGHPAAVADILDFAAREVVPRLAATTDELDHALHALNGGFVPAGPSGSPLRGLVNVLPTGRNFYSVDPKAVPSRLAWETGQALADSLLDRYRDDNGDWPESVGLSLWGTSAMRTSGDDVAEALALLGVRPVWDDASRRVTGLEAIPLDELGRPRIDVTLRISGFFRDAFPHVIGLLDDAVRLAAGLDEPAERNFVRAHAQADLAAHGDERRATTRIFGSRPGTYGAGLLQLIDSRDWRTDADLAEVYTVWGGYAYGRGLEGRPAREEMETAYKRIAVAAKNTDTREHDIADSDDYFQYHGGMVATVKALKGKAPEAYIGDSTRPETVRTRTLVEETSRVFRARVVNPRWIEAMRRHGYKGAFELAATVDYLFGYDATTGVVADWMYDKLAQTYVLDPENRAFLQEANPWALHGIAERLLEAESRGMWEKPDAETLAALREAFLETEGELEGED; encoded by the coding sequence GTGATTCTGCTGCTGTCGACCTCCGACACCGACCTGCTCAGCGCACGTGCGGCCACCGGCCCCGTGCCGTACCGGCTCGCCAACCCCGCCCGCCTCGACGCCGCCGAACTCCCCGGCCTCCTGGAGGGCGCCGACCTCGTCGTCGTCCGCCTCCTCGGCGGTCTCCGTGCCTGGGAGGACGGCCTGGACGTGCTGCTGGCCGCGGACCAGCACCGCCCGGTCGTCGTGCTCACCGGCGAACAGGCCCCCGACGCCCAGCTCATGGAGGCGTCCACGGTCCCCGTCGGCATCGCCGCAGAGGCGCACGCCTACCTCGCGCACGGCGGCCCGGCCAACCTCTCCCAGCTGGCCCGCTTCCTCAGCGACACCGTCCTGCTCACCGGCCACGGCTTCGAACCGCCCGCGGCCGCGCCGTCCTGGGGCCCGCTGGAGCGCGCCGAGACGGAGGCGGCCGGCCCGACGGTGGCGGTGCTCTACTACCGCGCCCACCACATGAGCGGCAACACCCGCTTCGTCCACGACCTGTGCGACCAGATCGAGCGCGCCGGCGGCCGCCCGCTGCCGCGGTTCGTCGCCTCGCTGCGGTCCCCCGAGCCGGAGCTGATCGAGGAGCTGCGCGCGGCCGACGCCATCGTCACCACCGTCCTCGCCGCGGGCGGCACCAGGCCCGCCGAGGCGTCCGCGGGCGGCGACGACGAGTCCTGGGACGCGGGGGCACTGGCCGCCCTGGACGTGCCGATCCTCCAGGCGCTCTGCCTGACCGGGTCGCGCGCCGCGTGGGAGGAGAACGACGAGGGCCTCTCCCCGCTCGACGCCGCCTCGCAGATCGCCGTGCCGGAGTTCGACGGGCGGCTGATCACCGTGCCGTTCTCCTTCAAGGAGATCGACGAGGACGGCCTCCCGGTCTACGTCGCCGACGCCGAGCGGGCCGCCCGGGTCGCCGGGATCGCCGTCCGGCACGCCAGGCTGCGGCACATCCCGGCCGCCGAGAAGCGGCTGGCACTGGTGCTCTCCGCCTACCCCACCAAGCACTCCCGGATCGGCAACGCGGTCGGCCTGGACACCCCGGCCAGCGCCGTCGAACTACTGCGCCGCCTCCGCGCCGAGGGCTACGACTTCGGCGACGAGCCGGTGCCCGGCCTCGCGTCCGGCGACGGCGACGAGCTGATCTACGCCCTCATCGAGGCCGGCGGCCACGACCAGGAGTGGCTGACCGAGGAACAGCTGGCCCGCAACCCCGTCCGCATCCCCGCCGCCGACTACCGCCGCTGGTACGCCACGCTGCCGCAGGAGCTGCGCGAGTCCGTCGAGGAGCACTGGGGCCCGCCGCCCGGCGAGATGTTCGTCGACCGCAGTCGGAACCCCGAGGGCGACATCGTGCTGGCCGCCCTGCGCCGCGGCAATCTGCTGATCCTCATCCAGCCGCCGCGCGGCTTCGGCGAGAACCCGATCGCGATCTACCACGACCCCGATCTGCCGCCGTCCCACCACTACTTGGCGGCCTACCGCTGGATCGCCGCGCCCACCGCCGACGGCGGCTTCGGCGCCGACGCCATGGTCCACCTCGGCAAGCACGGCAACCTGGAGTGGCTGCCCGGCAAGAACGCCGGACTCTCCGCCGCCTGCGGCCCGGACGCGGCGCTCGGCGACCTCCCGCTCGTCTACCCGTTCCTGGTCAACGACCCGGGCGAGGGCACCCAGGCCAAGCGCCGGGTGCACGCCACCCTCGTCGACCACCTCGTCCCGCCGATGGCCCGCGCCGACTCCTACGGCGACATCGCGCGCCTGGAGCAGCTGCTCGACGAGTACGCCGCGATCTCCTCGATGGACCCGGCCAAGCTGCCCGCCATCCGCGCGCAGATCTGGACCCTCATCCAGGCCGCCAAGCTCGACCACGACCTGGGCCTGGAGGAGCGCCCCGACGACGACGGCTTCGACGACTTCCTGCTGCACGTCGACGGCTGGCTCTGCGAGGTCAAGGACGCGCAGATCCGTGACGGCCTGCACGTGCTGGGCGCCGCCCCGGCCGGCGAGGCCCGGGTCAACCTCGTCCTGGCCATCCTGCGCGCCCGGCAGATCTGGGGCGGCACCGCCGCACTGCCCGGACTCCGGGAGGCGCTCGGCCTGGACGAGTCCGCCGCCACCCGCACCGCCGCCGACGACGCCGAGGCCCTCGCCCGCGGCCTCGTCCAGGCCATGGAGGACGCGGACTGGGACCCCGCCGCCGCGGCCCGGGTCGCCGAGGGCCACCCGGCGGCGGTCGCCGACATCCTCGACTTCGCCGCCCGGGAGGTCGTCCCGCGGCTGGCCGCCACCACCGACGAACTCGACCACGCCCTGCACGCCCTGAACGGCGGCTTCGTCCCGGCCGGCCCGTCCGGCTCGCCGCTGCGCGGCCTGGTCAACGTCCTGCCGACCGGCCGCAACTTCTACTCCGTCGATCCCAAGGCCGTGCCGTCGCGGCTCGCCTGGGAGACCGGGCAGGCGCTCGCCGACTCGCTGCTCGACCGCTACCGCGACGACAACGGCGACTGGCCGGAGTCGGTGGGCCTGTCCCTGTGGGGCACCAGCGCGATGCGCACCTCCGGCGACGACGTCGCGGAGGCGCTGGCGCTGCTGGGCGTCCGCCCCGTCTGGGACGACGCCTCGCGCCGGGTGACCGGCCTGGAGGCCATCCCGCTCGACGAGCTGGGCCGCCCCCGCATCGATGTCACCCTGCGCATCAGCGGCTTCTTCCGCGACGCGTTCCCGCACGTCATCGGGCTGCTCGACGACGCGGTCCGGCTCGCCGCCGGCCTCGACGAGCCGGCCGAGCGCAACTTCGTCCGGGCCCACGCCCAGGCGGACCTCGCCGCGCACGGCGACGAACGCCGCGCCACCACCCGGATCTTCGGCTCCCGCCCCGGCACGTACGGCGCGGGCCTGCTCCAGCTCATCGACTCCCGCGACTGGCGTACCGACGCCGACCTCGCCGAGGTCTACACCGTCTGGGGCGGCTACGCCTACGGGCGCGGACTGGAGGGCCGCCCGGCCCGCGAGGAGATGGAGACGGCCTACAAGCGGATCGCGGTGGCCGCCAAGAACACCGACACCCGCGAACACGACATCGCCGACTCCGACGACTACTTCCAGTACCACGGCGGCATGGTCGCCACCGTCAAGGCGCTCAAGGGCAAGGCCCCCGAGGCGTACATCGGCGACTCGACCCGCCCCGAGACCGTCCGCACCAGGACGCTGGTGGAGGAGACCTCCCGGGTCTTCCGGGCCCGTGTGGTCAACCCCCGCTGGATCGAGGCGATGCGCCGCCACGGCTACAAGGGCGCATTTGAACTCGCGGCCACCGTGGACTACTTGTTCGGCTACGACGCCACGACCGGTGTCGTCGCCGACTGGATGTACGACAAGCTCGCCCAGACCTATGTCCTGGACCCGGAGAACCGCGCGTTCCTCCAGGAGGCCAACCCCTGGGCGCTGCACGGCATCGCCGAACGCCTCCTGGAGGCGGAGTCCCGCGGTATGTGGGAGAAGCCGGACGCCGAGACGCTCGCGGCGCTGCGGGAGGCGTTCCTGGAGACCGAGGGCGAGCTGGAGGGCGAGGACTGA
- a CDS encoding precorrin-8X methylmutase has product MTAFDYEKDGAAIYRQSFATIRAEADLSGLPADVSRVAVRMIHACGMVDLVRDLAFTPGVVAGARAALRAGAPILCDATMVASGVTRKRLPADNEVLCTLGDPSVAELAARMGTTRSAAALELWRDRMEGAVVAFGNAPTALFRFLEMIEEGAPRPAAVLGIPVGFIGAAESKDALIDHPSKLDHIVVRGRRGGSAMAAAAINALASEEE; this is encoded by the coding sequence GTGACCGCGTTCGACTACGAAAAGGACGGGGCGGCGATCTACCGCCAGTCCTTCGCCACCATCCGCGCCGAGGCGGACCTCTCCGGCCTGCCCGCCGACGTCAGCCGGGTCGCGGTCCGGATGATCCACGCCTGCGGCATGGTCGATCTCGTCCGCGACCTGGCCTTCACACCGGGGGTCGTGGCCGGTGCCCGCGCCGCGCTGCGCGCCGGCGCGCCGATCCTGTGCGACGCCACCATGGTGGCCAGCGGAGTGACCCGGAAGCGGCTGCCCGCCGACAACGAAGTGCTGTGCACCCTCGGCGATCCGTCCGTTGCGGAGCTGGCCGCGCGGATGGGCACCACACGCAGCGCCGCGGCCCTCGAACTGTGGCGGGACCGCATGGAGGGCGCCGTGGTCGCCTTCGGCAACGCCCCCACCGCGCTCTTCCGGTTCCTGGAAATGATCGAGGAAGGCGCGCCGCGTCCCGCCGCGGTCCTCGGCATCCCCGTCGGGTTCATAGGCGCGGCCGAGTCCAAGGACGCGCTGATCGACCACCCGTCGAAGCTGGACCACATCGTGGTGCGCGGGCGGCGCGGCGGCAGTGCCATGGCCGCGGCCGCGATCAACGCCCTGGCGAGCGAGGAAGAGTGA